The Meriones unguiculatus strain TT.TT164.6M chromosome 1, Bangor_MerUng_6.1, whole genome shotgun sequence genome has a segment encoding these proteins:
- the Polr1g gene encoding DNA-directed RNA polymerase I subunit RPA34 → MEGAPACGAARFSCPPHFTEMSPESDPPRFSLETLTGPDTELWLIRAPADFAPQCLNGRRVPLSGSKTVKGKLDGKKHRYRVLTSSPQAGDASMLASSVEEGGRLTCAPAPRGSLRIMEGPQEYLISRVPLQPIPTSLPPQIPAGLRPRFSAFGGSLPVPGPGSALALRSPTSGKRKKKKGTEASAAQEVVNGHGAMEVDPAGGDLGTEVRKKKKKKHRVGEVEMMEAEAMEHRVGEVEMMEAEAMEPLAELAELPFPSATSSKKRKKFKAAETLQLEEDPGHTEPAAQTEPPEGTVLSPTKKRKRLKEAEVDSTIVDPQPQEPQEETILPTPTKRRRKEKRQNLMMEPEMGLPGVITEPDISEHGLQTEVAPVSPKKTKKKKKEKWLDQALALGAEVTETVLPANPEPQVAPAPSKKKKEKGQKETEPRSEVTDRIDSEEPEARTGQGSTKKKKMDQ, encoded by the exons ATGGAGGGCGCCCCGGCCTGCG GCGCCGCGCGGTTCTCCTGCCCTCCCCACTTTACGGAGATGTCCCCAGAATCGGATCCCCCACGATTCTCCTTGGAAACTCTGACAGGTCCAGACACAGAGTTGTGGCTTATCCGAGCCCCTGCAGACTTCGCCCCACAGTG ccTCAATGGCCGGCGCGTGCCTCTCTCTGGCTCGAAGACTGTTAAGGGCAAACTGGACGGCAAGAAGCACCGGTATCGAGTGTTAACCAGCAGCCCCCAGGCCGGAGATGCCAGCATGTTAGCATCGTCAGTGGAGGAGGGAGGTAGACTCACGTGCGCCCCAGCCCCCCGTGGGAGCTTAAGGATCATGGAGGGTCCTCAAGAATATCTTATCTCTCGGGTCCCCCTGCAGCCGATCCCCACAAGCCTCCCGCCTCAGATCCCTGCTGGCCTGCGGCCTCGGTTCTCTGCCTTCGGAGGCAGCCTTCCAGTCCCTGGGCCTGGGTCAGCCTTGGCTCTGAGGTCACCCACttcaggaaagaggaaaaagaaaaagggcacAGAGGCCTCAGCTGCCCAGGAGGTGGTAAACGGGCATGGGGCCATGGAGGTGGACCCAGCCGGGGGTGACCTAGGAACGGaagtgaggaagaagaagaaaaagaagcatcgGGTAGGTGAGGTAGAGATGATGGAGGCCGAGGCGATGGAGCATCGGGTAGGTGAGGTAGAGATGATGGAGGCCGAGGCGATGGAGCCCTTGGCAGAGTTGGCAGAGTTGCCATTCCCATCTGCCACCAGCAGCAAAAAGAGGAAGAAGTTCAAAGCAGCAGAGACACTCCAGCTGGAAGAGGATCCAGGGCACACAGAACCTGCGGCTCAAACAGAGCCTCCTGAGGGGACtgtcctctcccccaccaaaaagagaaagaggctaAAGGAGGCAGAAGTGGACAGCACCATTGTGGACCCTCAGCCGCAGGAACCCCAGGAGGAGACCATCCTGCCAACACCCACAAAGAGgcggaggaaagaaaagaggcagaATTTGATGATGGAGCCAGAGATGGGCCTCCCTGGAGTGATCACGGAGCCTGACATTTCAGAACATGGGCTTCAAACTGAGGTAGCTCCTGTGTCCcccaagaagacaaagaagaagaaaaaggaaaagtggcTGGACCAGGCACTGGCCTTGGGGGCAGAGGTGACAGAAACTGTACTTCCGGCCAACCCTGAGCCCCAGGTGGCTCCAGCACCcagcaagaagaagaaagagaaaggacagaaggaaacagAGCCAAGGTCTGAGGTGACTGACAGAATAGATTCTGAGGAACCTGAGGCCAGGACAGGTCAAGGATCcaccaagaagaagaagatggaTCAGTAA
- the Ercc1 gene encoding DNA excision repair protein ERCC-1, with protein MDPGKEEESQPQPTRKKFVIPLEEDEVPPAGVKPLFRSSRNLTTLATSAQAAPQTCPEHAITQPPGRVRAAGSTGSEPVTGENPSQTPKTGSKSNSIIVSPRQRGNPVLKFVRNVPWEFGEVVPDYVLGQSTCALFLSLRYHNLHPDYIHERLQSLGKTFALRVLLVQVDVKDPQQALKELAKMCILADCTLILAWSAEEAGRYLETYKVYEQKPADLLMEKLDQNFLSRATECLTTVKSVNKTDSQTLLATFGSLEQLFTASREDLALCPGLGPQKARRLFDVLHEPFLRAPH; from the exons ATGGACcctggaaaggaagaggagagtcAGCCGCAGCCCACTAGGAAGAAGTTTGTCATCCCACTGGAGGAAGACGAGGTCCCTCCTGCAGGG GTCAAGCCCTTGTTCAGATCTTCACGGAACCTCACCACCTTGGCAACCTCCGCCCAAGCGGCCCCTCAGACATGTCCTGAGCATGCCATCACCCAGCCTCCAGGAAGGGTCAGGGCCGCAGGGTCCACAGGCTCTGAACCTGTGACAGGAGAGAACCCCAGCCAGACCCCCAAAACAGGATCAAAGTCCAACAGCATCATCGTGAGCCCACGGCAG AGGGGCAACCCGGTGTTGAAGTTCGTGCGCAATGTGCCCTGGGAATTTGGTGAGGTGGTCCCTGACTATGTGCTGGGCCAGAGCACCTGTGCTCTTTTCCTTAG CCTCCGTTACCACAACCTCCATCCAGACTACATCCACGAACGGCTGCAGAGCCTGGGGAAGACCTTCGCCCTCCGAGTGCTGCTGGTCCAGGTGGACGTG AAAGATCCCCAGCAGGCCCTAAAGGAGCTGGCTAAGATGTGTATCCTGGCTGACTGCACCCTGATCCTGGCCTGGAG TGCAGAGGAAGCGGGGCGCTACCTGGAGACCTACAAGGTGTATGAGCAGAAGCCCGCCGACCTCCTCATGGAGAAGCTGGATCAGAACTTCCTGTCCCGT gCCACCGAGTGTCTGACAACCGTGAAATCAGTCAACAAGACGGACAGCCAGACCCTCCTGGCTACATTTGGA TCCCTCGAACAGCTCTTCACCGCATCAAGGGAGGATCTAGCCTTGTGCCCTGGCCTGGGCCCCCAGAAG GCCCGCAGGCTCTTCGATGTCCTCCATGAACCCTTCCTCAGAGCTCCGCATTGA